A window of Metabacillus sp. B2-18 contains these coding sequences:
- a CDS encoding YuzF family protein has translation MTNNMLSFYDPYVYQTLTTIVGKMVTVQTIRGSVRGSLKNVLPDHIVVESNGTPFFIRTQQIIWVFPG, from the coding sequence ATGACAAACAACATGTTATCCTTTTATGATCCCTATGTTTATCAGACATTAACAACAATTGTTGGTAAGATGGTTACAGTTCAAACCATAAGAGGTAGCGTTCGTGGTTCCCTGAAAAATGTATTGCCAGATCACATTGTTGTCGAATCTAACGGAACTCCCTTTTTTATTCGAACCCAGCAAATTATTTGGGTTTTTCCTGGTTAA
- a CDS encoding alpha/beta fold hydrolase: MEKQIHVNVKKKRFSFLRWFGVCLGMLMLICFTYQQIMTRVTADMYPPVGEIVDVGEYKLHLYAIGDKTNLPTIILESGLGTPSSYKDWEDIQVELSKYTRVISYDRAGYGWSESASNERTAEQIADDLFRLLEKAEEKGPFLLVGHSFGGFTSQVFAHKYKEDMAGLVLIDSSHVDQEGGFSKGESYLIRGLKELGAGRILELINMMPIYSNDELSVHFFHQHFYNDNQISELEYMMTKSVEQVRVAQAKGFGNIPLFVLSAEHEEYPEWSELQAQTASLSSDGKHIVVKDASHYIHKDEPQIVIDSIMSMIKKIQ, encoded by the coding sequence ATGGAGAAACAAATTCATGTAAATGTAAAGAAGAAAAGGTTCAGTTTTTTAAGATGGTTTGGGGTTTGTCTAGGTATGCTAATGTTAATTTGTTTTACTTATCAGCAAATTATGACTAGAGTAACAGCTGACATGTATCCTCCGGTAGGTGAAATCGTTGATGTAGGGGAATATAAATTACATTTGTATGCTATTGGGGATAAAACAAACCTTCCAACGATTATTCTTGAATCTGGTTTGGGCACACCATCTTCATATAAAGACTGGGAAGATATACAAGTGGAACTATCAAAATACACGAGAGTTATTTCATATGATCGCGCAGGATATGGCTGGAGTGAGTCTGCTTCAAATGAGCGAACAGCAGAACAAATTGCAGATGATTTATTTAGGCTGCTTGAAAAGGCAGAGGAAAAGGGTCCGTTTCTTTTGGTCGGCCACTCTTTTGGTGGGTTTACATCACAAGTATTTGCACATAAATACAAAGAGGATATGGCTGGACTTGTGCTTATAGATTCTTCACATGTTGATCAAGAGGGGGGATTTTCAAAAGGAGAAAGTTACCTAATCAGAGGGTTAAAAGAGTTAGGTGCCGGAAGAATATTAGAGTTGATTAATATGATGCCTATCTATTCAAATGATGAACTATCTGTTCACTTTTTTCATCAACATTTTTATAACGATAATCAAATAAGTGAACTTGAGTATATGATGACCAAATCAGTAGAACAGGTTCGTGTCGCTCAAGCGAAAGGCTTCGGTAATATCCCGTTATTTGTTTTGTCAGCCGAGCATGAAGAATACCCAGAGTGGTCTGAACTGCAAGCCCAAACTGCTTCGTTATCTTCAGATGGTAAACATATCGTTGTTAAGGATGCTAGTCATTATATCCACAAAGATGAACCGCAGATCGTTATTGATTCAATTATGAGCATGATCAAAAAAATACAATAG
- a CDS encoding glycoside hydrolase family 1 protein, whose amino-acid sequence MTSKFPEGFLWGGATAANQLEGAYQEGGKGLNLADVLPGGKGRLKLLTDTGFDFEIDHSKYVYPNHEGIDFYHRYKEDIALFAEMGFKTFRLSIAWSRIFPNGDELEPNEEGLAFYDRVFDELAKYNIEPLVTIAHYETPLHLIKEYGGWRNRKLVEFFERYVTVLFNRYKDKVKYWLTFNEINGATHMPLFGLGFSPESEETRLQDSFQGLHHQFVASAKAVQLGHEIIPGSQIGCMLIYAPVYSFDSNPENIMYAQQEARIFNNFCGDVHVRGEYPSFINRYFKENDINIKMEDGDLEIIKEGTVDFISFSYYMSRTDKKNKTPEEIGQGNLIGGVKNPFLDASDWGWEIDPVGLRIALNELYGRYQVPLFVVENGLGAYDKVEEDGSINDDYRIDYLREHIRAMREAVEDGVELMGYTAWGCIDLVSASSGEMSKRYGFIYVDKHDDGSGSLERSRKKSFHWYKNVISTNGEEL is encoded by the coding sequence ATGACTAGTAAATTTCCAGAAGGTTTCTTATGGGGCGGCGCAACAGCAGCTAATCAGTTAGAGGGAGCATACCAAGAAGGTGGAAAAGGTCTTAATTTAGCGGATGTACTTCCAGGTGGAAAAGGAAGACTTAAGCTTTTAACTGATACTGGATTTGATTTTGAAATTGATCACTCAAAATATGTGTATCCTAATCATGAAGGAATCGATTTTTATCATCGATATAAAGAGGATATCGCATTATTTGCGGAAATGGGCTTCAAAACGTTTCGTTTAAGTATTGCTTGGTCTCGGATTTTTCCAAACGGTGATGAATTAGAGCCAAATGAAGAAGGTCTGGCATTCTATGATCGAGTGTTTGATGAACTAGCAAAATACAACATTGAGCCATTAGTAACGATTGCACATTACGAAACACCATTGCACTTAATAAAAGAGTACGGTGGCTGGAGAAATCGTAAATTAGTAGAATTCTTTGAGCGTTATGTAACAGTTCTTTTCAATCGCTATAAAGATAAGGTGAAATATTGGCTTACGTTTAATGAAATTAACGGAGCAACACATATGCCATTGTTTGGTCTTGGTTTTTCACCAGAAAGTGAAGAAACACGTCTTCAAGACAGCTTCCAAGGGCTTCATCATCAATTTGTTGCAAGTGCAAAAGCTGTTCAACTAGGACATGAAATCATTCCAGGTTCACAAATTGGCTGTATGCTTATCTATGCACCTGTTTATTCTTTTGATAGTAATCCTGAAAATATTATGTACGCACAGCAAGAGGCTCGTATTTTCAATAATTTCTGTGGAGATGTACACGTTCGCGGTGAATATCCAAGCTTTATTAACCGTTACTTCAAAGAGAATGACATTAACATCAAAATGGAAGACGGAGACCTTGAAATCATAAAAGAAGGTACAGTGGACTTTATTTCATTCAGCTACTATATGTCACGTACTGATAAGAAGAACAAAACTCCTGAAGAAATTGGTCAAGGAAACTTGATTGGCGGGGTGAAAAATCCATTCTTAGATGCAAGCGATTGGGGCTGGGAAATTGACCCTGTTGGTCTTCGTATTGCTTTAAATGAACTGTATGGACGATATCAAGTGCCTTTATTCGTTGTTGAAAACGGTCTAGGTGCTTACGATAAGGTAGAAGAAGATGGTAGCATTAACGATGATTATCGCATTGATTATTTAAGAGAGCATATTAGAGCAATGCGTGAAGCGGTAGAAGATGGTGTAGAATTAATGGGGTATACTGCTTGGGGATGTATTGACCTAGTAAGTGCTTCTTCAGGTGAAATGTCTAAGCGCTATGGTTTCATTTATGTAGACAAGCATGATGATGGAAGTGGAAGCTTAGAGCGTAGTAGGAAAAAATCATTCCATTGGTATAAAAATGTTATCTCTACTAATGGAGAAGAGCTTTAA
- a CDS encoding manganese catalase family protein: protein MFKRINKLPIELPIPEHGDMNAAAAVQELLGGKFGEMSTLNNYMFQSFNFRNKKKLKPFYELVASITAEEIGHVELVSNTINLLSVGNTFPGDPDITPLQNGKDARNTHHFISTAQTAIPGDSMGRPWTGDNVFNSGNLVLDLTHNFFLEIGARTHKMRVYEMTDNPVAREMIGYLLVRGGTHVLAYAKAIEIVTGVDLTKMLPVPNLDNSKFDYARPFIEKGLSNVLYTWSETEYRDIGMIWKGTNPENGHPLEVKIGAPEGGPIPDLEELPEEFAPGITRDDYELIKKRLMEKL, encoded by the coding sequence ATGTTTAAAAGAATAAATAAATTGCCAATTGAACTTCCTATACCTGAACACGGTGATATGAATGCTGCTGCTGCAGTACAAGAGCTCTTGGGTGGCAAGTTTGGGGAGATGTCTACCTTAAATAACTATATGTTTCAGTCTTTTAACTTCAGAAATAAAAAAAAGCTAAAACCATTCTATGAGTTAGTAGCTAGCATTACAGCAGAAGAAATTGGTCATGTAGAACTTGTTTCTAATACAATTAATTTGTTATCGGTAGGTAATACGTTTCCGGGGGATCCGGATATCACTCCACTCCAAAATGGGAAGGATGCTAGAAACACCCACCACTTTATCTCTACTGCTCAAACGGCTATACCAGGTGATTCGATGGGAAGACCTTGGACTGGTGATAATGTATTTAATAGTGGTAATCTGGTTTTAGATTTAACACATAACTTTTTTCTAGAAATTGGTGCACGTACACATAAAATGAGAGTTTATGAGATGACTGATAACCCAGTTGCTCGAGAAATGATTGGGTATTTACTTGTTCGTGGAGGAACACATGTCCTCGCCTATGCGAAAGCAATCGAAATTGTGACAGGGGTAGACTTAACGAAAATGCTTCCAGTTCCAAATCTTGATAACTCAAAATTTGATTATGCTAGGCCATTCATAGAAAAAGGCTTAAGCAATGTGCTTTACACATGGAGCGAAACAGAATACAGGGATATTGGAATGATTTGGAAAGGAACTAATCCGGAAAATGGGCATCCACTGGAAGTGAAAATTGGTGCTCCTGAGGGGGGACCCATACCAGACTTAGAGGAATTACCTGAAGAATTTGCTCCTGGTATTACTAGGGACGATTATGAATTAATCAAAAAACGTCTAATGGAAAAGTTATAA